The genomic region CATATGAGACATAACATCTCAACGTGTGGCGTGGTCAAATACGGGCACTGCTTGAACTCCACTATGAAAGGAACAGTTTCAAGTGTAAGGATGGATGTGTAAGGATTTAACCATGCTGTGTGACTCAGAAAGAAATAATGAAGGAATGCATTCACAAATGTTGGTAAACAGATCACAGTGTCCAAACCTCAGGAGGATCAATGTGTGATGTACCTGCATCAGCTAACTGATTGTACTAGTCTTAGTCATGGTCATATGACAGGGGTTAGGAAGAAATCCACAAAATAAGCTATTATGTCTAATTCTGCTCCTCTGTCACAACAGCAGATATAATAGGATTGGTGTACATAGATTTGAGACCATTCAGTGCTTTGTCCcaaagaaattaaataaaattgtaCATTTTGATTATATTTAAGAAATTAAATAAATGTCTTTATTTACTTTCCAAACAGCTGGGCAATTCAATGCTTTGATGTACCTTACAATTGTACAttggtttttcttttctttgaacCTCAGAAAACTGCTTTTCTCTGATATTGCTATTCAGCCTTAGCTATTAAGGTCTCTGACTGCAGTGCTTGCTTCACATATTTCATTTAGAAACCATGTTTGAATGGCAGGTCAGCTCAGGAGATTAAACAGAGTGAAGTGCTGACATGCTAGCATGTTAGGCTCACACAGCCATTCACAAATCCCACCAACTAAAGCCAAGTGCATGTGGAAAAACATCAGAGTCTGTTAACCTGTGATTAATCTTAAACACGTCACTGCCCTTTTtcttaaatacatttttatacagTGTTATATAAATAGTATATAAATAACCCATCATGCCTGTGCACCAGGGTCAGGAGAAGACAGTTTCTGTGATTCGTCTCTCTCAATGGCCTCTTTCTTTATAGAATCCGGAACAATACGTGTCATCTTTTGTCCATCCAGTGAGCAAGTGGACACTGCATTGGCCACTTGGCAGAATTTCCTCAGCAGAATTTCCCTGAGGAGAAGGTAAACCCAAGGGTCCAGAATTTGATTCAGAGAGGCCAGACGTATGACTGTTAGAAAAAAGTTGCAGTCCATCTGCAAATCCTGACTAGGCAGGAGAGTGACAGTTGATGGCTTGCAGTGATGAGAAGATGTGTGGTTGTAGATCATCTTTAACATTAGTATCTACAAAAAGAGAATTCATAGCAAGAAAAATGCATGAGTTTATGATAGGATAAACTAACCCATAAATACTATTAAAATAAGCCATTATTTAAAACAAGGtactaaaaatataaaatatgggTTATTATCcataaaaatattaataaaaccaCATACATTTTAGTAGTTTAGAACAATGTTTTCAAAATCTAAACTAATCAAAAGTTATGCAACTGACATTTGGAATAAGCCATGATGTGTTCAGGGAGAACAAACACCTACATGCTGCATACTGCCGATACAAGTAACTCTGGGTCCATTTAACATACAACCACAAACATCTCATCTAGAATTAAACAAGCCAACCAACAAACAAATGAACTAAGTTCTGGTCCATTACAACATTACAGGGGAGCTTGTGCCTTTGTAATAAACCTGGAAAATGACATTCAGCCAGTCAGAATATATATTTCTATTCTAATAATAAAGTGATTCGTGTAAAGCTCCAATGTAATTATACATTACGATTTATGGCctgtattgttttattattttaaaatatctgAATCTGTTACTTTAGTATGTTCCTAGTCAGATAATATACCACATGCCGTTTTGATGCACTTTCCCTGCATTACATGAAGTCTCTCTGGAGATTTAAAATGAAGACCTTTGATCTAAAATCTAAGATCAATGTTGTATAGCAACAAATCCATACAAATTCAGACAGTGGTTTCGTGTGGAAACTGGCTGGCTAGGATATATTAATACAAGAACAGAAAATACTCCAAAACGGACAAAGCTGAAGCCTACATAACGTGGGCAAGCAGCTCTCGTCAGCAGTTTGACGCGCAGTAGGAGCTGTGTTAGATCAGAAGAAACTATGACACTTTGTAAAACGTCTAGTCAGGATTATGAGATGCAAAGACAAGTGTCCACCCACAGTGCCCAATTATAAATCTACAAGACTGTTCAAGTGTTGCCATTTCTGCTTACAAACTAGAAATACCTCaacagcatatatatatatattagatgaaatataataataataaacaagtACTAACTTTTAGAAAGAACCTCCAACCACGTGCGCGCACTCATACACAGATGTAAGGTGCAGGTTGTTACTGATCTCTGATCTAAGTGCGCTTTCTCGGAATAAAACTTTCAATACATACCAGTAAAGGAGACCAGCACACCAGCAGAACGCACATGATTCCCATCAGCTGAATGACGGTCTCTGTCGTTAGCCTTTCCCACTGCTTTGAGGACTGGGATGCGTTTGCTTTCATTTTGCAACGTGTGACCAACGCACGGATAGTGACCACGTTACAGGAGAAAGTGACAAGCAGCGAAAATATCCCCAGTACGGCAAACGTGGAGGCGAAGAAGGTGTTCCCCGTTAGGTCTGTGTCTCCGGTACTAATGAAGCACCACGTCCCGGGCCACTGTAAAGTGTACTCCCCAACGCCGACCACGGGCAGCAAGGCGAAGAATAAAACCACACACCAAATAGTGACGAGAACCTGCTTGGTCACGTTAGGTTTCATATTTATTGAGTACCAGTGAGGAGTGGTGATCGCTAGAGCCCTTTCGATGGCCATAGCGCTGGCCAAGAAGAGAGAGCAGAGCCCAAAGGTGGTCATGCAGACGCCGAAGAAGGCGCACAGAGTTCCCGCCTCGTCCACGCGCTCCCACCTCAGCCCCGCTCTGTACACCGAGATGACGATGGGACTGGTGAGGAGTTGGCCGAAGAAGTCTGTCAGGGCCAGCGACCCGATGCAGAGCAGGAAAGACCGCTTccttttgttttcctttttcctATATGAGTTACAAACTAGAAAAATCGCCAGTGAGTTCCCCACCATTCCCGTGACCATCATACTTATAGGAAAAGCCACCGACACGGAGCCGCAGCTGGCGCTTCTGTTGGCATGGATGTCACGCAAATGTTTGGACACGTTAGACTCCCACATTGTTTCTGTGGAAACATTGGACGGCAAGTCGTTTTTACATTTGGATGTCATCCTTTCTCTATTAACATGGTCGTGGTTAAAGTGTTTCTTTCCAAACTCTTCGTGTCTCCAGTCTCTAGACTCTGCTGAAGTGTTTGGACGCGCGTTAGGATTATAAAGACAGAGGCGGGACTTCACCATGGAAATTTAAAGTCGTTTTTTTTGTAGGATccaataaaaacacacacaaaatgaatgTAGACTATAAAGAGTTAAACCATGATTAAAATATTATACACAAATGGAGACTTCACAGATTGTGGCAGCCACAAACTTTAATAATTTTACCATAATTTAACTAATGTACTTCCACAGCTTATGAAAGAACATTGTCCCAAACATACAGGGTCTATGGAAACCTTTATTACGTCTACATCTTTAACTACTGTATACTGCATTTATTCCCTgcggagaaacacacacacacacacacacacacacacacacacacacacacacacacacacacgtttcattTGTGGCGTTCAGCCTTCAGCGACTCCCATATGATGGCCATCCCGTTACAATATCAGGAGAGCGCATTGAAGCTCGTATTAAGGGGGCTTAAACCGTACGGACAAATAGGCCTATCGATGCTTTGGGAACAGGAAACAAAACTTAGTATTACAATGACTGCTTTGTGAATGCATTTACAGCAGCCAACTTTTGGTGGCAAAGTCAAACACCCATATGCTATTACACTAATTACAAAGTGGACCCACGATTACTTTTAGAATGAAATGTGCATATTTGCATGCAATTCTGCACACCAAACACGAGCTAATATAGAACCGATTACTACATTACATTAGAAAAGGTCACATTGAATTAGTCCCCAACGTCTCCCTCTAGCGGTATACATTCAACTCTTCAACTCTAAACAATCTTACCACTCATCTTAACATGTAAGGCGAAAtctgtgcacctctcgaatgtaAACTAAATATACGAAACCATTTACTCCTTTAGAACTCAAGTGCATGAAGTTATTGGCGTCACACCAGTGTAGTAGATCATCGCTCCAGGTCTGCATTCATTCAATGTAGTCTTCAGGAGTGAATCTTTCTACCAATACTCCCTGGTCAATTTACTAGGTCCAACGTGCAGTTTACTTATCTGTGCATTTTTAATCCATTAGGACACTCATCATACACAATTCAGCATCCATATGCTCTTCCCCATTCTGTCACAGGATCAGTTAAGCAGCAATTACTTGAAGGGCAACCAATCTTTAATGCAGCATCAACACTGGCAAGGTTGCAGTTGGTCAGCTAGCAAAAGTGAATTAGGCATCAAAGGCCACGATGTTCTATGGACAGAAACAGGCCAACGAACTGTTCATGGTAGCAGAGAGAACACAGGCTCTGACGTTATACCTAACGGAGTACCAAGCTGGCAGCTGATTGCAGACCCACCTCCCAAAGAAGCGCaacacaaaaaaattaaaataagatgaagcttctttttttattCACGTTAATCACATTGCCATTTCATTTAGTTCCAATTTATGGTAAACAACTTTCTATAAATTTTGCCCAAAGAGGAAAATATCTGATATGCCCcaagtattttattttttgcttttttttttttttttttttacaaatgaattCTGCAGACCATGTCCTTGAAGAGATGACGCCTAATTTGCTAATTACATTAGTATTACTCCAATCTTGATCTCAGGTCATTGAAGAAAACAGAACATGTAAAGATTAACTCAAAATCCTCATCCAATTTAAGCAATTTGGCCAAGAGATTTttcaacaaaaataaaatcataCTTACCTGGACCTCATACAAATAGATGAAGCGGTTAAAAGCTTGAaagaaaaggaaacaaacaaaaaacccaaaacaaagcCTTTGCTATTCTCAAAATGATGCAGTCACAGACCTGAGTCAGCAATACTTAACTTACTCAGTACTTAAGGCTGTCCCAACTGACCGTAGACACAGAATTTGTAAAGTCGGCATCAGAATACCTACAACTCCAAATAAAGTTGTAGTTCATTAATTGAATAATCCCAGGGTGTACATTTTTGAACATGATCTCTGATTTTCAAAAATGGATGAACCACTAAAATGGCAATAAACATGCCCTTAATTTTTGTATAACTACTGCCAGTATGGAACTACACTGAACCTCTTCAGGGTTCATCTAGCCTATATGGTCAGAAAGGCAGATTACGTTCGCTAGGATTTATGATGGAAAAAATCTGAGTACTGCAACACTCATACTTAAAACAGCACAGTTTGTGATTTTTCCAAACACAACATGCAGTTATAAAGACTCGTTTCCCTGTTTAAGACAGTTgttaattatttcttttgtgAGCTTGAGCCAGAATTGGAGGATCCAGATGAGCCTCTGCGTCTAGAGTTagaaagaaaggagagagagaaagagagaccatGGCGAGCTTAGTTACATGAATCATCAGTTTCTCCAACAAATCAAGCTAAACTCAGTATCCTACAGTCAATGTTTTGCTATACACCTGCAGGCCAAATTGACGTGGCACTATCATCTGTGAAGTGTGATGCAAAAACAAGACACCAGTAGacgcttttttttgttttttttttacaccacaGAAACCCAAACCTTTCGGACGACTGTGAGCGAGAGCGTCTTTTTTTGCAGCCGCCAGAAGAGGACCTGGAGCGACTCCTCTTTTGGCCTCTCTCAGGAGACGGTGAGCGAGACCTCTTTCTTGGGGAAGCAGAGTCTTTGCCAGAGCGGGAGCTGGATCTTTTAAAGGGGATAATAGTAGGCAGTCTCATCAGTAAACAAAATACGACACAAGTTACACAAAAAGTGCACCAAAGGGATTAAAATGGACAAGAGGACAGCTACTGTATATATAGTATCCATCTCTCTGAACTAAACTTGTTGATCCTCAGATAGGATTAATAAATATCGGGCGGTGGACC from Brachyhypopomus gauderio isolate BG-103 chromosome 8, BGAUD_0.2, whole genome shotgun sequence harbors:
- the ptger3 gene encoding prostaglandin E2 receptor EP3 subtype → MVKSRLCLYNPNARPNTSAESRDWRHEEFGKKHFNHDHVNRERMTSKCKNDLPSNVSTETMWESNVSKHLRDIHANRSASCGSVSVAFPISMMVTGMVGNSLAIFLVCNSYRKKENKRKRSFLLCIGSLALTDFFGQLLTSPIVISVYRAGLRWERVDEAGTLCAFFGVCMTTFGLCSLFLASAMAIERALAITTPHWYSINMKPNVTKQVLVTIWCVVLFFALLPVVGVGEYTLQWPGTWCFISTGDTDLTGNTFFASTFAVLGIFSLLVTFSCNVVTIRALVTRCKMKANASQSSKQWERLTTETVIQLMGIMCVLLVCWSPLLILMLKMIYNHTSSHHCKPSTVTLLPSQDLQMDCNFFLTVIRLASLNQILDPWVYLLLREILLRKFCQVANAVSTCSLDGQKMTRIVPDSIKKEAIERDESQKLSSPDPGAQA